A region of Flavobacterium album DNA encodes the following proteins:
- the cysK gene encoding cysteine synthase A, with protein sequence MKADSILGTIGNTPHVQLGRLFKGRKVWVKLERNNPGNSIKDRIALAMIEDAEAKGLLNKDSIIIEPTSGNTGIGLALVAAVKGYKLLLVMPESMSVERRKLMSIYGAEFELTPREKGMKGAIEKAAELTASTPNAWSPRQFDNPANVEVHQRTTAQEILADFPDGIDYIITGVGTGGHITGVASVLKEKFPNLKVFAVEPELSPVLSGGSPGLHPLQGIGAGFVPSIYRSDLIDGVIQVGKDEAYEFARRAAKEEGLLAGVSTGASLAAVNKKLAELPEDAVVLTFNYDTGERYLSIEGLF encoded by the coding sequence ATGAAAGCAGATAGTATTTTAGGAACGATAGGGAACACCCCGCATGTGCAATTGGGCAGATTGTTCAAAGGCCGTAAAGTATGGGTAAAGCTGGAACGCAACAACCCCGGCAACAGTATAAAAGACCGCATTGCGCTGGCCATGATCGAGGATGCCGAGGCCAAGGGGCTGCTGAACAAAGACAGCATCATCATTGAACCGACATCGGGGAACACGGGTATCGGACTGGCATTGGTGGCTGCCGTGAAAGGTTATAAATTACTATTGGTAATGCCCGAGTCGATGAGCGTGGAACGCAGGAAGCTGATGTCGATATACGGCGCCGAATTTGAGCTTACACCGCGCGAAAAAGGGATGAAGGGCGCCATCGAAAAAGCTGCCGAACTGACTGCCTCAACTCCCAATGCATGGTCGCCGCGCCAGTTTGATAATCCTGCCAATGTAGAAGTGCATCAAAGAACCACGGCACAGGAAATACTGGCCGATTTCCCTGATGGGATCGACTACATTATTACCGGAGTGGGTACCGGAGGCCATATAACAGGCGTAGCATCCGTTTTAAAGGAAAAATTCCCAAACCTGAAGGTGTTTGCTGTGGAACCGGAATTATCGCCTGTATTGAGCGGCGGGAGCCCGGGCCTGCACCCGTTACAGGGAATAGGGGCGGGGTTCGTTCCGTCCATTTACCGCAGCGACCTTATTGATGGGGTTATCCAGGTGGGCAAAGACGAGGCTTATGAGTTTGCCCGAAGGGCAGCAAAGGAGGAAGGCCTTCTTGCAGGTGTTTCGACGGGCGCCTCCCTGGCGGCAGTTAATAAAAAACTGGCAGAGCTACCCGAAGATGCCGTGGTGCTAACGTTCAATTATGATACCGGTGAAAGGTATTTGTCTATTGAAGGATTGTTCTGA
- a CDS encoding rhodanese-like domain-containing protein has protein sequence MNISQQEWWEKLQEDSNAVILDVRTSDEWNRGIIPGAINLDIYKGQGFIYGLEEMDKSKNYYVYCAAGARSGQACNIMSQLGFSTTYNLVGGMNSWAGPVAMPEE, from the coding sequence ATGAATATTTCACAACAGGAATGGTGGGAAAAATTGCAGGAAGACAGCAATGCTGTAATCCTGGATGTACGCACCTCAGACGAATGGAACCGCGGCATCATACCGGGAGCCATAAATTTAGACATCTACAAAGGGCAGGGTTTTATCTACGGCCTTGAAGAGATGGATAAGTCCAAAAACTATTATGTATATTGTGCGGCAGGCGCCAGGAGCGGGCAGGCCTGCAATATAATGAGCCAGCTTGGTTTTTCCACTACATACAACCTTGTAGGGGGAATGAACAGCTGGGCTGGGCCGGTGGCAATGCCGGAAGAATAA
- a CDS encoding NAD(P)H-dependent oxidoreductase, with protein MTDYIESLQWRYATKKYDPDKKVSDQDLETLKEAVRLSVSSMGLQPYKVLIVENPEVRRLLREASNNQAAITEASHVFVFANETNVGHSHIENYLDNIIRTREVSRESLAPFSNSMHSFIESQTEDSKNFWTSKQAYLAMSSLINAAAVLHIDATPMEGFNRAAVNEVLGLDKIGLSAAVIATIGYRHKDDRFQHLKKVRKSKDELFITI; from the coding sequence ATGACCGATTATATAGAAAGCCTTCAGTGGCGTTATGCCACCAAAAAATACGATCCGGATAAAAAGGTGTCGGATCAGGACCTCGAAACGCTCAAAGAAGCCGTAAGGCTGAGCGTTTCCTCTATGGGACTGCAGCCCTACAAGGTACTCATCGTAGAAAATCCTGAAGTGCGCCGGTTATTAAGGGAAGCATCCAACAACCAGGCGGCAATAACCGAAGCATCGCATGTGTTTGTTTTCGCCAATGAGACCAATGTGGGCCACAGCCATATTGAAAACTACCTTGACAACATCATCCGTACCAGGGAAGTCAGCCGTGAAAGCCTTGCCCCTTTCAGCAATTCGATGCACAGTTTTATCGAAAGCCAGACAGAAGATTCTAAAAATTTCTGGACATCGAAACAGGCCTATCTTGCTATGTCATCCCTTATCAATGCTGCGGCGGTATTGCATATAGATGCTACCCCGATGGAAGGCTTCAACAGGGCAGCTGTAAACGAGGTGCTTGGACTTGATAAAATCGGGTTAAGCGCAGCAGTGATAGCAACCATAGGCTACCGACACAAAGACGACAGATTCCAGCACCTTAAAAAAGTGAGAAAGTCGAAAGACGAGCTGTTCATTACCATCTAA
- a CDS encoding anthranilate synthase component II: MKKILVIDNYDSFTYNLVHYLEALDCEVDVLRNDELSIDNPEGYDRILLSPGPGIPDEAGLLKAIIKKYAPTKSILGICLGQQAIGEVFGGSLINLEEVYHGVAATIRITVDDEQLFAGLPPEIEVGRYHSWSVDPATLPNVLEVTSVDKMGQVMSLRHKIFDVKGVQFHPESVLTPDGKAILANWLNHK, translated from the coding sequence ATGAAAAAAATACTCGTTATCGACAACTACGACAGCTTTACCTACAACCTTGTACATTATTTGGAAGCGCTTGATTGCGAAGTGGATGTCCTTCGCAATGACGAACTATCCATTGACAATCCCGAAGGATATGACAGGATACTGCTTTCTCCCGGACCCGGGATTCCCGATGAGGCCGGCCTGCTGAAAGCCATCATAAAAAAGTACGCACCCACCAAAAGCATCCTGGGTATCTGCCTGGGGCAGCAGGCCATTGGGGAGGTCTTTGGCGGAAGCCTTATTAACCTTGAAGAAGTGTACCACGGGGTTGCTGCCACCATCCGTATTACAGTGGATGACGAACAACTTTTTGCAGGCCTGCCACCTGAGATTGAAGTAGGCCGTTACCATTCCTGGAGTGTAGATCCGGCTACGTTACCCAATGTTTTGGAGGTTACCTCTGTCGATAAAATGGGGCAGGTGATGTCGCTCCGTCATAAAATTTTTGATGTAAAAGGAGTGCAATTCCATCCCGAATCAGTGCTTACTCCCGATGGGAAAGCCATTTTAGCAAATTGGCTTAATCATAAATAA
- a CDS encoding TolC family protein: MKIRNLLPGLLLFLGLAMQAQEKKALSLDEAISLATTKSTEAGLADTRVTTSKLDVDNVKNNVYPDFKVSGQYMRITNPTVKFKIPLGNDEPADPGDGSGGSTASPSVNQIMFAQASLSMPIFSGFKLRNSIDASENIYKAQTFNAANTKEQLAMQAIMLYVNLYKAEQSIALIQENLKSADQRVTDFTAMEQNGLLARNDLLKAQLQSSNIQLTLDDARKKAAVINYQLVTLLKLPEGTQVVTGDAYFKNAQGITPTATEAEAIAQRSDLEALRWQQKAAEANIKVAKGDYYPSLALSAGYVALDIQNVVQVYNAVNFGVGVSYDISGIFKNNKKVKAAQSRAEETRYQVALLTDRVKVQVQEALENYNLSLKQNKVYTEAVDQATENYRIVKDKYDNGLVDTNDLLEADVEQLQAKLNQAFSKADMTQRYYELLNASGKLTGSFNLQSNQN, from the coding sequence ATGAAAATTAGAAATCTATTGCCGGGACTCCTTCTTTTCCTGGGCCTTGCAATGCAGGCGCAGGAAAAGAAGGCGCTCTCCCTCGACGAGGCCATTTCCCTCGCCACCACAAAAAGCACCGAAGCCGGCCTTGCCGACACACGGGTGACTACCTCCAAACTGGACGTTGACAATGTGAAGAACAATGTCTATCCTGACTTTAAAGTTTCGGGGCAGTACATGAGGATTACGAACCCTACGGTGAAATTCAAGATCCCCCTTGGGAACGACGAACCCGCAGATCCGGGCGATGGCAGCGGCGGAAGCACGGCATCGCCGAGTGTAAACCAGATCATGTTTGCACAGGCGAGCCTTAGCATGCCTATTTTTTCAGGCTTTAAGCTGAGGAACAGCATTGATGCCTCTGAGAACATCTACAAGGCACAAACGTTCAATGCAGCGAACACAAAAGAACAGCTGGCCATGCAGGCGATCATGCTGTATGTGAACCTGTACAAAGCAGAACAATCGATTGCCCTGATACAGGAAAACCTGAAAAGCGCCGACCAGCGTGTGACCGACTTTACTGCTATGGAGCAGAACGGCCTGCTTGCCCGCAACGACTTATTGAAAGCACAATTGCAATCGAGCAACATACAGCTGACACTGGATGATGCCCGCAAGAAAGCTGCAGTTATCAACTACCAATTGGTAACACTGCTGAAACTGCCCGAAGGTACACAGGTAGTAACAGGCGATGCTTATTTTAAAAACGCGCAGGGAATAACCCCTACAGCTACCGAGGCAGAAGCAATAGCGCAGCGCAGCGACCTTGAAGCTTTAAGGTGGCAGCAAAAGGCCGCCGAAGCCAACATCAAAGTTGCAAAGGGCGATTATTACCCCTCATTGGCATTATCAGCGGGCTACGTGGCCTTAGACATCCAGAACGTGGTTCAGGTATACAATGCGGTTAATTTTGGCGTAGGCGTGTCCTATGACATTTCGGGCATCTTTAAGAACAACAAGAAAGTGAAGGCTGCCCAAAGCCGTGCCGAAGAAACCAGGTACCAGGTAGCATTGCTTACCGACCGTGTAAAGGTACAGGTGCAGGAAGCCCTTGAAAACTACAACCTGTCGCTGAAGCAGAATAAAGTTTATACAGAGGCTGTAGACCAGGCGACTGAGAACTACAGGATCGTTAAGGATAAATACGACAACGGCCTTGTAGATACCAACGACCTGCTGGAGGCTGACGTGGAACAGCTGCAGGCGAAACTCAACCAGGCCTTCTCTAAAGCCGATATGACACAGCGTTACTACGAACTGCTTAACGCGTCAGGCAAACTCACCGGATCGTTCAATCTTCAATCAAATCAAAACTAA
- a CDS encoding YceI family protein, with the protein MRNLKTIAIALVVALSTITATAQDKKINASKSKISWIGEKVTGKHEGTINVKDGVLTFKSGKLTGGNVTVDMNSISVSDLKAGEGKEKLEGHLKADDFFGTATYPTAKIVFKSVKAKSAGVYTVTADLTIKKTTKPVTFDLTVGKNSATTTLKVDRTKYDIVYGSKSFFDSIGDKAIYDEFTLNVNLQF; encoded by the coding sequence ATGAGAAATTTAAAAACAATTGCAATTGCATTAGTAGTAGCCCTTTCAACAATCACAGCTACAGCCCAGGACAAAAAAATCAACGCTTCAAAAAGTAAGATCAGCTGGATCGGCGAAAAAGTAACCGGCAAGCACGAAGGTACAATCAACGTAAAAGATGGTGTACTTACTTTTAAAAGCGGCAAACTTACAGGCGGTAATGTTACTGTTGACATGAACTCTATAAGCGTAAGCGACCTTAAGGCAGGAGAAGGTAAAGAAAAGCTTGAAGGCCACCTTAAAGCTGATGATTTCTTCGGCACTGCTACTTATCCAACTGCAAAGATCGTTTTCAAATCAGTTAAGGCAAAATCGGCCGGCGTATATACTGTAACGGCTGACCTTACTATCAAAAAAACTACTAAGCCTGTAACTTTTGACCTTACTGTGGGCAAGAATTCTGCAACAACTACGTTAAAAGTAGACAGGACGAAGTATGATATCGTTTACGGATCAAAAAGCTTCTTCGACTCTATAGGTGATAAAGCCATCTATGATGAGTTCACGCTTAATGTAAACCTACAGTTTTAA
- a CDS encoding HlyD family secretion protein, whose protein sequence is MEKKKTNKKFLIIFIILVIIGGVYGTIKYMHSRVHEETDDAQVEKNMNPIIPRVTGYITKVFVKDNQMVKKGDTLFIIDDKDYVVRVEEAKAALAAAQGSYAVAKADIGGAQAGVSVSEAQIQSSKGNIEAAKVRVWRANNDFVRYQNLYNNKSITKQQFEQAQAAKQEAEAELRVLQQAEAASKSQRAASVSRSEVSGKQTEVANANIERAKATLKAAELNLSYTVVTAAVDGQVSAIDIQPGQLVQPGQALFYVISNEDGWVVANFKETQVTKMKEGQKVIIKADAYPDVEFEGQVSSFSPATGARFSLLPPDNATGNFVKTVQRIPVKITLRGNNDKEKVKLLRPGMNVEVDVHLD, encoded by the coding sequence ATGGAAAAGAAGAAAACAAATAAGAAATTCCTCATAATTTTTATAATCCTTGTCATTATAGGCGGGGTGTACGGCACCATTAAATACATGCATTCACGCGTTCATGAGGAAACGGATGATGCACAGGTAGAAAAGAACATGAATCCTATCATACCCCGTGTGACGGGCTACATCACCAAAGTTTTTGTAAAAGACAACCAGATGGTGAAAAAAGGCGACACACTTTTTATAATAGATGACAAAGATTACGTTGTGCGCGTAGAGGAGGCTAAAGCAGCCCTTGCCGCAGCACAGGGAAGCTATGCTGTAGCCAAAGCCGATATAGGCGGTGCACAGGCCGGTGTGAGCGTAAGCGAAGCCCAAATCCAAAGCAGCAAAGGCAACATCGAAGCGGCGAAGGTGCGTGTATGGAGAGCTAATAATGACTTTGTGCGCTACCAGAACCTTTACAACAACAAGAGCATTACCAAACAGCAGTTTGAGCAGGCACAGGCCGCCAAACAGGAAGCCGAGGCAGAATTGCGCGTGTTGCAACAGGCTGAAGCCGCAAGCAAAAGCCAAAGGGCAGCGAGCGTGAGCCGCAGTGAAGTGTCGGGCAAGCAGACGGAAGTGGCCAACGCCAACATCGAAAGGGCTAAAGCAACGCTGAAAGCTGCCGAACTGAACCTTAGCTACACCGTAGTTACTGCCGCTGTAGACGGGCAGGTGAGCGCTATAGACATACAGCCGGGGCAATTGGTGCAGCCGGGACAGGCATTGTTCTATGTCATAAGCAATGAAGACGGATGGGTAGTAGCCAACTTTAAAGAAACCCAGGTGACCAAGATGAAAGAAGGCCAAAAAGTGATCATCAAGGCTGATGCTTACCCGGACGTGGAATTTGAAGGCCAGGTGAGCTCATTCTCCCCTGCTACAGGTGCGCGCTTTTCGCTATTGCCTCCGGATAATGCTACAGGCAACTTCGTGAAAACCGTACAAAGGATACCTGTGAAGATAACCCTTAGAGGAAATAACGACAAAGAAAAAGTCAAACTGCTGCGTCCGGGAATGAACGTAGAAGTAGACGTACATTTAGATTAA
- a CDS encoding thioredoxin family protein, producing MKTIKILGIFLAVGLLTAFTVAKPLGGYKVGDIATDFSLKNVDNKKVSLKDFKDAKGFIVVFTCNHCPYAQAYEDRVISLNAKYKKLGYPVIAINPNNPEKQKDDSFVKMQERAKEKKFTFPYLLDEGQKIYPQYGATKTPHVYVLQKTAKGNVVKYIGAIDDNYEDETAVKQKYVENAVDALLKNKEVTVKETKAIGCSIKA from the coding sequence ATGAAAACAATAAAGATTTTAGGGATATTTTTGGCAGTAGGGCTTTTGACGGCCTTTACTGTGGCAAAACCTTTGGGCGGTTATAAAGTAGGCGACATAGCGACCGATTTCAGCCTGAAAAACGTAGATAACAAAAAAGTGTCCTTAAAGGATTTCAAAGATGCGAAAGGCTTTATCGTAGTCTTTACCTGCAACCATTGCCCGTATGCCCAAGCGTATGAAGACAGGGTGATTTCCCTTAATGCCAAATACAAAAAGCTGGGCTACCCGGTTATTGCTATCAACCCAAACAATCCTGAAAAGCAGAAAGACGACAGTTTTGTAAAAATGCAGGAAAGGGCAAAAGAAAAGAAATTCACGTTCCCATACCTGCTGGACGAAGGGCAGAAGATCTATCCGCAATATGGCGCTACCAAAACCCCGCACGTATATGTATTGCAGAAAACGGCTAAAGGCAATGTGGTAAAATACATTGGCGCTATCGATGATAATTATGAAGATGAGACGGCGGTTAAGCAAAAATACGTTGAGAATGCGGTTGATGCCCTGCTTAAGAATAAAGAAGTAACTGTAAAAGAAACCAAGGCTATTGGCTGTTCTATAAAAGCATAA
- a CDS encoding MarR family winged helix-turn-helix transcriptional regulator, translating into MKIEEAIKSTTPISISKKTMLNIMYTQNLLAESFNEILKPYDLSPEQFNVLRILRGQKGKPANMCVIQERMIAKTSNTTRLVDKLLLKGLVTREVCSDNRRKMDISITQKGLDLLTDVDPKVHSHEESYASNLDHKELETINLLLEKYRGESL; encoded by the coding sequence ATGAAGATAGAAGAAGCTATAAAGTCGACAACACCCATATCGATCAGCAAGAAAACGATGCTGAACATTATGTATACGCAGAACCTGCTGGCAGAAAGCTTTAATGAGATATTAAAGCCTTACGACCTGTCGCCCGAGCAATTCAACGTTCTAAGGATACTTAGGGGACAGAAAGGCAAGCCGGCCAATATGTGTGTGATACAGGAGCGCATGATTGCCAAGACGAGCAACACTACCCGCCTTGTAGACAAACTGCTGCTGAAAGGCCTTGTAACGCGGGAAGTATGCAGCGATAACAGGCGGAAAATGGACATCAGCATCACCCAAAAAGGCCTGGACCTTCTTACGGACGTTGACCCGAAAGTACACAGCCACGAAGAAAGCTATGCCAGCAACCTGGACCATAAAGAACTGGAAACAATAAACCTCCTGCTGGAAAAATACAGGGGGGAATCACTTTAA
- a CDS encoding TetR/AcrR family transcriptional regulator, giving the protein MTDFNDKQTDILQAAEKLFAEVGFDGASIRTIAKEANVNIAMISYYFGSKEKLLEALIIHRTSGMKMQLENIFNEALSPLEKVDRLIDLYISRINKNKCMYQIMHFELSSKKRIMDMKAFIDIKRQNLELFKRIIQEGQELGVFRKDVNIVLIPPTIMGILVHFQMNRAFFDPILGLETEEAFESYIKNELTAHIKQTIKALLLHEN; this is encoded by the coding sequence ATGACAGATTTTAACGACAAGCAAACCGACATCCTGCAGGCAGCCGAAAAGCTGTTTGCCGAAGTAGGGTTTGACGGCGCTTCCATCAGGACAATAGCAAAAGAGGCTAATGTGAATATCGCGATGATATCCTATTATTTCGGCTCGAAAGAAAAGCTGCTTGAAGCGCTCATTATACACCGCACATCGGGGATGAAGATGCAATTGGAAAATATATTCAACGAAGCCCTCTCCCCTCTCGAAAAGGTAGACCGCCTTATAGACCTTTACATCTCCCGTATCAACAAGAACAAATGCATGTACCAGATAATGCATTTTGAGCTTTCTTCCAAAAAGAGGATCATGGATATGAAAGCCTTTATCGACATCAAAAGGCAAAACCTTGAGCTCTTCAAGAGGATCATACAGGAAGGACAGGAACTTGGCGTGTTCCGCAAAGATGTCAACATTGTGCTCATCCCTCCCACCATTATGGGCATCCTGGTGCATTTCCAGATGAACAGGGCATTCTTCGACCCCATACTTGGCCTTGAGACCGAAGAAGCCTTTGAGAGCTACATAAAGAACGAACTGACTGCCCATATTAAACAAACAATTAAAGCGCTTTTATTACATGAAAATTAG
- the epsC gene encoding serine O-acetyltransferase EpsC, which translates to MKHPVYTANYLRSGVLPDKAKAEYWVEEFFSWLFCISPKYADYDYFLEKEKELKNVLSDLLELAGLNRIEADSFILKLNNKVILLHQKLEDDLKAIFEFDPAAKSRSEVLVSYPGFFAIAVYRIAHELWENNVPVLPRMLSEYVHGKTGIDIHPGAKIGERFFIDHGTGIVIGETSVIGDDVKIYQGVTLGALSVSKADASVQRHPTIGNGVTIYANATILGGATVIGDGSVIGGNVWITHSVPPNSLVYHKSEVTIKSRDVFPEPLNFVI; encoded by the coding sequence ATGAAACATCCTGTCTATACCGCAAATTACCTGAGATCCGGCGTGCTTCCCGATAAGGCAAAAGCTGAATATTGGGTTGAGGAATTCTTCAGCTGGCTCTTTTGCATCAGCCCGAAGTATGCTGATTACGACTATTTTCTGGAGAAGGAAAAAGAACTTAAAAATGTGCTTTCTGATCTGCTGGAGTTGGCCGGATTAAATAGAATTGAAGCTGACTCATTTATTTTAAAACTAAATAATAAAGTTATTTTACTTCATCAAAAGCTTGAGGATGATCTTAAAGCCATATTTGAGTTCGACCCGGCGGCAAAATCGCGTAGTGAAGTGCTGGTTTCATACCCCGGATTCTTTGCTATTGCGGTCTATCGCATTGCCCATGAACTTTGGGAAAACAACGTGCCTGTCCTGCCCAGGATGCTCAGCGAATATGTACATGGCAAAACGGGCATCGACATCCATCCGGGGGCGAAGATAGGGGAGCGGTTTTTCATCGACCACGGTACCGGGATCGTCATTGGCGAAACATCGGTCATCGGTGACGATGTGAAGATCTACCAGGGCGTTACCCTCGGTGCGTTGAGCGTAAGCAAAGCAGATGCTTCAGTGCAGCGGCACCCCACAATAGGCAACGGCGTGACCATTTATGCGAACGCGACGATACTTGGCGGCGCTACCGTAATAGGCGACGGGTCGGTAATCGGAGGAAACGTCTGGATTACGCATTCCGTACCGCCCAATTCACTGGTGTACCATAAGAGCGAGGTGACTATAAAAAGCAGGGATGTATTCCCTGAACCATTAAATTTTGTAATATAA
- a CDS encoding TlpA disulfide reductase family protein: protein MALKIRNGALLLAFLGIMATACAKKEEKPEVAETPAPKPLKVYSAEGVSVKAYDFDRLEYFLNKKNDTTYVVNFWATWCVPCVEELPHFEQLNEKYKKDKIKVLLVSLDMPKMAESKLLPFIKEKQLKSDVVLLRDPDQNTWLPKVDSTWSGAIPATIIYNKDSRKFYERSFTYEELEKEVSNFK from the coding sequence ATGGCTTTAAAAATAAGGAATGGCGCACTGTTGCTGGCCTTTTTGGGCATAATGGCAACTGCCTGTGCAAAAAAGGAAGAGAAGCCGGAAGTAGCCGAAACACCGGCCCCAAAACCACTAAAAGTATATTCGGCTGAGGGCGTTTCTGTCAAAGCGTATGATTTTGACAGGCTCGAATACTTCCTCAACAAGAAAAACGATACGACTTATGTAGTGAATTTCTGGGCGACATGGTGCGTGCCCTGTGTGGAAGAGCTGCCGCATTTTGAACAGCTGAATGAAAAGTATAAAAAAGATAAAATCAAGGTGCTGCTCGTAAGCCTTGATATGCCAAAAATGGCAGAGAGCAAGCTGTTGCCCTTTATTAAGGAGAAGCAGCTCAAGAGCGATGTGGTTTTGCTGCGCGACCCCGACCAGAACACATGGCTGCCAAAAGTAGATTCTACATGGAGCGGTGCTATCCCGGCTACCATAATATATAATAAGGACAGCCGTAAGTTTTATGAAAGGTCCTTTACCTATGAGGAACTCGAAAAAGAAGTAAGCAATTTTAAATAA
- a CDS encoding MDR family MFS transporter, with protein MAGGPTVQNDLVEYGFRRVIITITAVLCALLEIVDTTIVNVALKQMQGSLGATLTDVAWVITAYAIANVIVIPMTSWLSQQFGRRNYFAVSIVIFTVASFLCGNSDNIWELVIFRFIQGMGGGALLVTAQTIITESYPAEKRGMAQAIYGMGVIVGPTLGPPLGGWIVDNWSWPYIFYINIPLGIIAAMLTLMYVKSPKYGEKMKANQVDWWGMLFLILFIGSLQFVLEHGQQDDWFEDPLITGLSVLSLFGLFAFIWRELVYEHPIVNLRVLKDSNLRIGTILCFIMGFGLYGTTFIIPIYTQQILGWPALDAGLLLMPSSIATAFMMPIIGQMIQRGIPQTYMVATGFLVFFLFTYWMYNIMTPDTGTENFFWPLIMRGVGLGLLFVPITTMSLSTLKGKSIGEGAAFTGMMRQLGGSFGIAIISTFITRYTQSHRVNLVAHEQVTDFAVQQRVSQIQHGFMAQGIPANEALDKAYKAMEGGVLRQATVLSYMDIFLYLGILFLICIPFILLIRRGKGKVDMSEAMH; from the coding sequence ATGGCAGGAGGACCAACCGTACAGAACGACTTGGTAGAATACGGCTTCAGGCGCGTTATCATCACCATCACCGCGGTGCTGTGTGCCCTGCTTGAAATTGTAGATACTACCATTGTAAACGTTGCGCTGAAACAGATGCAGGGCAGCCTTGGCGCTACACTTACCGATGTGGCCTGGGTAATTACCGCCTATGCGATAGCCAACGTAATTGTAATCCCAATGACCAGCTGGCTGAGCCAGCAGTTTGGGCGCCGCAACTATTTTGCGGTAAGTATTGTGATCTTTACCGTAGCATCTTTTTTGTGCGGTAACAGCGATAACATCTGGGAACTCGTTATATTCCGCTTCATCCAGGGTATGGGCGGGGGCGCGCTCCTGGTAACCGCGCAGACCATCATCACCGAAAGCTATCCTGCCGAAAAACGCGGTATGGCACAGGCTATTTACGGTATGGGTGTTATTGTGGGCCCTACACTCGGACCCCCGCTGGGAGGATGGATCGTAGACAACTGGAGCTGGCCTTATATCTTTTACATCAACATACCGCTGGGAATCATTGCCGCCATGCTTACGCTGATGTATGTGAAAAGCCCTAAATATGGCGAAAAGATGAAGGCTAACCAGGTAGACTGGTGGGGAATGCTCTTCCTCATTTTATTCATTGGCTCATTACAGTTCGTGCTGGAACACGGGCAGCAGGACGACTGGTTTGAAGACCCGCTTATTACCGGGCTTAGCGTACTGAGCCTCTTTGGGTTGTTTGCCTTCATTTGGCGGGAACTTGTATACGAACACCCGATAGTAAACCTGCGGGTGCTTAAAGACAGCAACCTGCGGATAGGCACCATACTTTGTTTTATAATGGGCTTCGGTCTCTATGGCACCACCTTCATCATACCTATTTACACACAGCAGATCCTCGGATGGCCCGCGCTCGATGCAGGTTTATTGCTAATGCCAAGCTCGATAGCCACCGCGTTTATGATGCCTATAATCGGGCAGATGATACAGAGGGGCATACCGCAAACCTACATGGTTGCTACGGGCTTCCTCGTGTTCTTCCTGTTCACGTACTGGATGTACAACATCATGACACCCGATACCGGTACTGAGAATTTCTTCTGGCCGCTTATAATGCGCGGCGTAGGCCTTGGGCTGCTGTTTGTACCCATCACCACCATGTCGCTTTCTACCCTTAAAGGGAAAAGCATTGGCGAAGGTGCTGCTTTTACCGGAATGATGCGCCAGCTGGGCGGTTCGTTCGGTATTGCGATCATCAGTACGTTCATTACGCGGTACACCCAGTCGCACAGGGTAAACCTGGTAGCTCATGAACAGGTTACCGACTTTGCCGTGCAGCAGCGCGTGTCGCAGATACAGCATGGCTTTATGGCACAGGGGATCCCGGCGAATGAAGCGCTCGACAAAGCCTACAAGGCAATGGAGGGCGGCGTATTAAGGCAGGCAACCGTGTTATCGTATATGGACATATTCTTATACCTGGGAATCCTGTTCCTTATCTGCATACCATTCATACTATTGATAAGGCGTGGAAAAGGAAAAGTGGATATGAGCGAGGCGATGCATTAA